The sequence below is a genomic window from Shinella zoogloeoides.
CGATATCGGCAGCGAGACGAAGGAGCGCGTGCGCCTCGTCGCCCGCCAGATCGGCTACCAGCCGAACCGCGCCGGCGTGCGCCTGAGAACCGGCAAGACGAACGTCATCAGCCTCATCCTCAGCCTGGAAGAGGAGATTATGGGCCTGACGAGCCCGATGGTCGTCGGCATTTCGGAAGTGCTCGCCGCCACGCAATACCATCTCGTGGTGACGCCCTACCGCACGCAGGGCAACGCCCTCGATCCGGTGCGCTACGTGCTGGAGACGGGCGCGGCCGACGGCGTGATCATCTCGCGCACCGAGCCGAAGGATGCGCGCGTCGCGCTGATGATCGAGCGCAACTTCCCCTTCGTCACGCACGGCCGCACGGAGATGGGCCTTGCCCATCCCTATCACGACTTCGACAATGAACGTTTCGCCTATGAGGCGGTGCGCAAGCTTGTCGAGATGGGCCGCAAGCGGCTGGTGCTGCTCCAGCCGCCGCCCTACCTCACCTTCTACCTGCACATGCGCGCCGGCTTCGAGCGGGGCATCCGCGATTTCGGCGCGACGGCCCTGCCCTTCGGCACGGTCGACCTCGACAGCGGCCTCGTCGAGATCCGCAAGGCGGCCGAGGCGATGTTCGACACGCCCGATGCGCCCGACGGCATCGTCTCTGGCAGCGGTTCGGGCGCGGTAGCGCTGATCGCCGCGCTGGAAGCCAAGGGCCGCAGGCTCGGGCGCGATATCGACATGGTCTCCAAGGAACCGCACATGTTCCTGCAATGGCTGCGACCCGAGGTCGTGACCATGCGCGAGGACATCCGCCTCGCCGGCCGAGAACTGGCTAAAGCGGTGCTCGCCCGCATCGAGGGCCGCCCGCCCGAAGAGTTGCAGACGCTGAGCTATCCGATCCCGACGGACGAGGCCTGACGCCTCCCCGCCCTTTCCCATCTCATTGCTGCGTAGCTATTTGTGGCTGTTGCAGACGGCCTCTTTTTACGGCATCGCAAGGCCGTCGCCTGAATCGAAAACGGGCGAGAGAGGCGAACGAGAGGCGGGGCATGAGCGACGAAAGACAAAGACTGAACTATGTGCTCTTCCTCGTCGCCGGGGCAGGCCTCGTGAATGTCGCAAGGGCGATGACGCTCTCGTTCCTTGCCATCAAGCTGCAGCAATCCTTCGGTCTCGGGCCTGCCATGATCGGCATGCTGCTCGGCATCGGTCCGCTTGTCGGGGCGATCGCTGCCCCGTTCGCCGGCTCGCTGTCGGACAAGGTGGGGCGCAAGACCGTGCTGACGCTGACGCTTCTCTCCATGGCGCTCGCCATGGTCGGGATGGGCGTCGCCGAGACGGTTCTCGCCTTCTGCCTCGCCCAGATCGTCGCGGCCGTCACCATCGCCATCAACGAGCCGATTTCCCGCGCCCTGATGAGCGACGTATGCCCGGAACCGCTGCGCCTCAAATATTTCTCCTGGCGCTACACCGCGATCAATTTCGGCTTTGCCGTCGGCCCGCTGATCGGGATCGCGGCAGGCGCCGCCTCCACGACGCTTTTCATCATCGCCGGCATCGTCTATGCGCTGTTCGCGCTTGCCCTGCACCTGCTGAAGGTTCCTCTTCATCGCAGCGCGGCCGAGCCGGCCTCCGCGCCCGGCCTGTCGGTGCTTGAGAGCATCAGGACTGCGATCCGCGACCCCCGTCTCGCCTTCTTCGTCGGCGGCGGCACCTTGCTGATTGCGGTATACGGCCAATGGTCGGCCACCCTCGCCCCCTACCTTTCCGGCAGCATCGCCGGCGGCGTGGAGATTTTCGCCTATATGGTCTCCATCAACGGCGCTGTCGTCCTGATCGGAAACCCGTTCGCCCGCCGTTTCATCGAGCGCGCGGGCGCGCTCAATGCGCTGGTGATCGGCTGCCTGCTGTTCCTTGCCGGCGAGCTCGGTTTCCTCGTTTCCAGCGGCTTGTGGGGCCTGGCGATCTCGATGGTCGTTTTCACCATTGGAGAAATCCTGGTCGTTCCCTCCGAATACATGCTGGTCGACGGCATCTCGAACGACCGCAACAGGGGCAGTTATTTCGGCGCCCATTCGTTCTCGACGGTCGGCAATTTCGTCGGCCCGACCCTGGGCGGCCTTATGCTGGGCGCTTTCGGCGGCCCCGGCATGTTCCTTCTTTTCGCCGGCTTCGCGGTGATCAGCGCGATCCTCTTTGCGGTGGGCACAAGAATGCCGCCGCCCAGGGCCTCGGTCGAGCTTGCACCGGCAGCAGCATCCGAAGGCGCGACCGGCCCTCACCTCCGGGGCCTCTACGCCTGATCCCGCGCAGACTTCCAATCAAGCAAAAGGCCCGGTCTTGCGACCGGGCCTTTTGACTTCAAACGTTCACCCAAACTTACCCATTCAGCCCCGAACCCCACGGGCCATGATGGCTGTCGGCGCCGTCCACGCGGTCGAAGCCGTGCGCGCCGAAGAAGTCGCGCTGGGCCTGGATGACGTTCGCCGTGCCGCGGCCGCGGCGGTAGCTGTCGAAATAGCCGAGCGCCGAGGCGAGCGCCGGGACCGGCAGGCCATGCAGCGCGGCGGCCGAGACGACGCGGCGCAGAGCCCCGTCGGTCTCCTTCACCATCGAGGCGAAGGCCGGAGTGACGATCAGGTTCGCGGCATC
It includes:
- a CDS encoding LacI family transcriptional regulator is translated as MDRKMSEGQAGAPPPSGERPTLKTIAFMTGLGITTVSRALKDAPDIGSETKERVRLVARQIGYQPNRAGVRLRTGKTNVISLILSLEEEIMGLTSPMVVGISEVLAATQYHLVVTPYRTQGNALDPVRYVLETGAADGVIISRTEPKDARVALMIERNFPFVTHGRTEMGLAHPYHDFDNERFAYEAVRKLVEMGRKRLVLLQPPPYLTFYLHMRAGFERGIRDFGATALPFGTVDLDSGLVEIRKAAEAMFDTPDAPDGIVSGSGSGAVALIAALEAKGRRLGRDIDMVSKEPHMFLQWLRPEVVTMREDIRLAGRELAKAVLARIEGRPPEELQTLSYPIPTDEA
- a CDS encoding MFS transporter, yielding MSDERQRLNYVLFLVAGAGLVNVARAMTLSFLAIKLQQSFGLGPAMIGMLLGIGPLVGAIAAPFAGSLSDKVGRKTVLTLTLLSMALAMVGMGVAETVLAFCLAQIVAAVTIAINEPISRALMSDVCPEPLRLKYFSWRYTAINFGFAVGPLIGIAAGAASTTLFIIAGIVYALFALALHLLKVPLHRSAAEPASAPGLSVLESIRTAIRDPRLAFFVGGGTLLIAVYGQWSATLAPYLSGSIAGGVEIFAYMVSINGAVVLIGNPFARRFIERAGALNALVIGCLLFLAGELGFLVSSGLWGLAISMVVFTIGEILVVPSEYMLVDGISNDRNRGSYFGAHSFSTVGNFVGPTLGGLMLGAFGGPGMFLLFAGFAVISAILFAVGTRMPPPRASVELAPAAASEGATGPHLRGLYA